The following are from one region of the Ruficoccus sp. ZRK36 genome:
- a CDS encoding HepT-like ribonuclease domain-containing protein gives MDTLTFISRIVNSLAWPLAVVIITYLFRRDFSALIKRVNAFKHRDTELRFREELEHAADKASGGHTNEKAFLQDPVSEKVFAILEISPGAAVISAWIEFENAAVEAIGAETPLAPHKLFAQLREAHLLDPNDYIFLQTLRRLRNAAVHDYDYLLDYETAYKACTALLALSWELKHKDLNNS, from the coding sequence ATGGATACCCTAACTTTTATATCGCGCATCGTTAATTCACTGGCATGGCCATTGGCTGTAGTAATAATTACATATCTTTTTAGACGGGATTTTTCGGCACTCATCAAAAGGGTTAATGCTTTTAAACATAGAGACACTGAGCTTCGATTTCGTGAAGAGCTAGAGCACGCTGCAGATAAAGCAAGCGGAGGGCACACTAATGAAAAAGCATTCTTGCAGGATCCTGTATCTGAAAAAGTTTTTGCCATTTTGGAAATTAGCCCAGGAGCAGCAGTGATCTCGGCATGGATAGAATTTGAAAATGCTGCAGTAGAGGCAATAGGTGCTGAAACCCCATTAGCTCCACATAAGCTATTTGCGCAACTGAGGGAGGCTCACCTGCTTGATCCCAATGATTATATATTTCTACAGACACTCAGGAGATTGAGAAACGCTGCTGTACATGACTACGATTATTTGCTCGATTATGAAACTGCATACAAGGCATGCACGGCTTTGCTTGCTCTTTCTTGGGAGTTAAAACACAAGGATTTAAACAATTCCTAG